The genomic window CACATACGAATCTTGcaaagcaacttttttctttagctGTTTTGTAGCTCAGACttgtataaattaattttacGTCAGTCTACTCTCTGAGCTTTGAAAGCACCAGAAGGAGAACAGACAGGAGTGACAGAAGGTGACATTAGACAtcaggagaggaaaaaacatgaaagcatCTGCTTGTGAACCAGTGAGTATAAGTTAAGAGATTTCCCCGTTTTGGGACAATGATGGATTTTTTATTCTATACTATAAGATACATATAAATTTAAGGATCTATTTTTTCAAAGAGTAACAAATatctatacatatatatatatatatttacattttttgccatTATATTCATaatctgaaatgtattttgggggatattttatgtaacagacctACAGACAGTAGTTCAGTAGTTTAAACtgtggaaaagaaataaaaattgcatgttatttgctaaatgctttacaaatagaaatatgaaaaatgtggcatgcatATGAATTCAGCCACCTTcactttaaaacatcaaattaacTTAGTTGAAATAATCCGCCTGGGTGTAATTTATTCTCTATTCTAGGCCTCAGAGGCTTGTTAGAGACGATTAGAGAATGTATCTGCAGAAAAAAGCTGATTCCACAAAGTATTGATCCAGAGGCTTGAAATGAGTGCCATACATTTCAATTTTTCATGTCGAAACGCATGCATCATGCAAGAGCCCTTCTCTTAAACCTCAAAGCTGTGGATGATTTGCTACCTCAAATCATCATAGCattgatgatttaaaaatcaTCAAAGCTATGGATATTTTgtaacacataaaatcccaattaaatattttgagaacATGAATACTTTCACCATGTTAATATGATTGCTTACTATTAAGTAATACTCACAGTGGCAGGATTTTTGTCCCGAAAGGTGATGTACTGTAGGTCTTCTCCTTCAGTGCACCCAGTCTCCAGCTTTGGACCCATATTCATGTGGCGAGAAACTGTAGCAAGGACATCTGTTAGCGTCTCTATCGTGTCTCATCTTATCATCTGTCTGCAGCCACAACCTAAGTTTTTACCTGGTGGTAAGCGACGGGGCACAAACACTCTTTGGTACTCTGTCTGAAGAAAGGCAGGAGATAGACAGCTCATGATTGTTTCAAGTCTGTTGAATTGTAAGGATAATGTAGAGGAAAATTTGTAGTACCTGATCCACAGTAGGCTCTGTGTGGCAAACAGCGCTCACTTGATGGAAGCCGCTGGTCATGGGTTTGTTAAGGAGGCTTGGCAAAGCTGTGGAGCCATCAGAGTAGGTGGGACGCTGGTAGTACCGCATATTCTGAGTTACGAAATTGTCGGCTAGCCACACTCTggagacaggaaaaaaaaatacaactgcgTCTCAAGAAACACATCAGAAGCAACGGCtgtttaaaaaagcattttgtgaaacttagaacaaaacaacaaattcacTGGACTTTTTTCTAATGATCTAGCTTACCATGGCGCCATGGCTCAGCACTTcagtaaattatttcacaagCCAAGGGTAGAAAAATATTAGTTTCTGTAAGACTAAGAAGAGCTAAAACACTAGCAATGAAATTGTGACATTCAAAGCACAGTGCttagtgcttaaaaaaatatacaaagacATCTACATCAAAATTGGTATTTGACTTTATcaaacacagtcacacacaTCACAGTGTGCAAACAGAGCCatgaaatgaacaaatacaCAGTGAaacaatgaaatgcatttttaaataaaagttgatttgaaCTGGGATTGGTTTTCTACTTTGGAAAACtttttcagaggaaaaagtCAGAGCAGAACTATTGTGTCACTTGGTCAGAGCAAGAGTGAGAAATAGCTTGCTTTCACCCATGCCTGACTCACATCTCTGCCTGAGTGTTTCCCAGTGGACAGTGATGACACTGGACAGTGAAAGCTGACGCTGTGGCGGACAGTTCTTACCTGCCCTGACACTTACCCAAAGTGAGGGTTGTCAACAAGGTCCAAACTGGGCTGGTAGGATAGAACGGGTCTTTGGTTCGATAGAAAGCCGGACGCAACAGGGGCTCCAAGGCAGGAATTGAAACACATCCTGCCTGAAACAACAACATGTCTGTCATAATCCAAGAATAAATCTGAAACAGATCGATTTGAGTTTTTGTACTCTGACTTTCTCATCCTCAGCTGACCTTTAGGGGGTGCTTGACTGGCTGTGTTCAGTGATCCCCGCCTTTCAGTTTCTTCAATAGGCGGTATGACAATCCTCGGCTGCCCAAACATCTGtttgtgcactgcaaaaacatacaatCTTACCAAGAGTTTTTcctctagtttctagtgcaaatatcttagtacacataaaatacaacaaaactaacttgagAGTAACGTTTTAGCAAGATATGAGGTTGTTTTAATTGAACAATTCttgaatattgtaaaaaaaataaagcactagatttttttcacttgaacaagacattatttttatgagtgaaataatttgtcagTGTAACTAATACTTTTGATCAACATtcaagaattactgacttaaaacaagctcctgtgtcttgctgaaaagttactttaaagttagttttgttgtattttaagtgtactaagatatttgcactagaagttagacaaaaaatatttggtaagattttgtgtgtttttgcagtgtgccgTCATAGAAACCTTCGCCATTAACAGTGATGGTGGGAAAAAATCCTTCAGGCATGTTGACACTGCAGCGAcctgaaataaatgtagcaaTGAGTGCATTTTTTAGATTTCAAAtcaactggaaaaaaattaagagcagtttgtaagaaagaaaagaaatctcctacttacaaaaacagtttatgtCTGCAAAAGGGCAGCAATAGCAATCTCACCTTATTTCCTCTGAATATAATgaggtaaaagtaaaatagaGATGAGTGTGAAAAAAGCTTGACCCAGGACACACCTGTGTCTAAACACTACGTTGTTTGTTCGTCTCTCTCTGTCCTGAGCCGGTTTGTAGgtaaacacatttctgttgctAGGAGATTCAGCACAGGGGCAGAACATTACAACTGAAGTGCATAGAAATTATTTCAGGTGCGAGCGTAATGTTATTCCACAAGGAGGCATTGTTAAGAgtctctttcttccttcctgcaATTTGTTCAGTTCAGCTCCTTTTCTGCAATTTGTACTGTAATAAtacaaaacacagcagacagctCGCTGTTACACAGAACCATCAAAGGCTTCTTGGACGGCTTCAGATAGGAAAAAAGGCGCCATTAGagagtgaaaaaaagaagaaaaggcacATCTAATTATTGAAATCTGTAAATATCAAAGGTGAAATTATGCGGGTGCCTTTTTAAAAGAAGcgagcagaaaaaaatgactcttatattgtaatttattccTTTATCACCCGACATGTTGCAATAAGAGGGTCTTATTGATTAAGACTGAAATGACTTCATCTGTTCATTTTCAGGCAAGCATATTTCCAGGTCTGGTTCTCTATGTGAAACAATATCGCAGcagttggatttttctttattcattttattcaacttACTTTTCAAGACCTATCAAAGCGACGGATGAATGACATTTATGTCATTCTTCAGCACTTTCACTTTGTCATTTAAGTTATTTCTTTAGCACATAAAGCCACTCatactttaaatacaaaaaccaaTGCTGAGGAACTCATTCATGTGGTTAAATCTcgtgtgttttatttagtttgaaaccaTTAACACACACATCAATTTCtgaatacactgcaaaaaccacaaaatcttaaacatttttagtaCAGTTTCTAGTGCATATATCTttgtatatgtaaaaaaactgacatacaaataatttttctgcaatacgtatgagcttgttttaagtaaatcatttcttattattgatttttattttattaaacctttatttaatcagtaaaaaatCCACCGAGATCAAAATCTTTTCCACAAGaggatgaaaaagttttaagttGTACTGGTAGATCATTTCACAtgtaacatggggaaaatgttttgttgtaagtgaaataatctgccagtggaactaggaatcttttaaaaaatcagtactaaagaattattgacaagaaacctgctgaaaagttacttgtaagttttttATCTTACTTCAAGCTTACTAAGAACCTGATGTCTGTGGAAAATCAATGCATATGTCTGGTCTTCAAGCGTAGGAGAATATCCTTTAAAAGATCTGGTTTAAATTGAGGTTAACACATTTTTGCAGAACTCCATAACCTTCTGTTCAGTTTTAGTCATGTCTTTGAATTCTGTGTGCTACGGAAAGG from Poecilia reticulata strain Guanapo linkage group LG6, Guppy_female_1.0+MT, whole genome shotgun sequence includes these protein-coding regions:
- the saxo4 gene encoding protein phosphatase 1 regulatory subunit 32, with product MPEGFFPTITVNGEVHKQMFGQPRIVIPPIEETERRGSLNTASQAPPKGRMCFNSCLGAPVASGFLSNQRPVLSYQPSLDLVDNPHFGVWLADNFVTQNMRYYQRPTYSDGSTALPSLLNKPMTSGFHQVSAVCHTEPTVDQTEYQRVFVPRRLPPVSRHMNMGPKLETGCTEGEDLQYITFRDKNPATVVPRLIRKTVMGNDYLSPTFKQGNERLPGICSCSSRETGYTGGANALLVDPRLHLPQLEVKSRVPLVKASGNREPSGFCLNMPNEIFSKGPLDPLHFTTHYNHNFCQKDRRTFYTSSIVNASQTMDNGYNKRSTDRFILKH